One genomic window of Mucilaginibacter sp. SJ includes the following:
- a CDS encoding RagB/SusD family nutrient uptake outer membrane protein, translated as MKNITSRAALCSLVLITAAGCAKLDEKLYGSKSLYGNNAGSAELNGVYTQLYGQTDQANTYALQEHPTDEMMGPTRGTDWGDFGTWRKLHTHTWTPTHNQVNDTWDQLNIGVFRATQVISKATDNNIKAQASFLRAYFMFQVVDLYGQQPMRDPDAPTSSIPTVMKRAEATDFIIKDLEFAEANLAATTANIGVANKAAAQALLAKVYLNRAVYAATTVGGPFTFAKADMDKVIEYANKVTAAGYTLEPAGKYFQDFAWDNSEQSHGNIFGFYNTATSSPAPAKNRWRMGLHYNQTPDGWNGFTTLADFYNSFEATDERRGVDYPGLTDKVGLRAGFAVGQQYGPGHKALTQRSGKPLIFTPDVNLNFSTEAQGIRVFKYFPQPKADNTVNDDNTSNDYVILRYADVVLEKAEAILRGGTDPLGQTALQLVNSVRVPRGATAMATVDLTAMLAERGRELYWEGWRRNDLIRFEKFNDPVDQRPAKTDKSKTVYPIPQRAVDTNPNLKQNAGY; from the coding sequence ATGAAAAATATTACGTCACGAGCAGCTCTTTGTAGCTTAGTTCTGATAACCGCAGCCGGTTGTGCAAAACTGGATGAAAAACTTTACGGATCGAAATCGTTATATGGTAACAATGCCGGATCGGCCGAACTGAATGGTGTTTATACACAATTATATGGACAAACTGACCAGGCCAATACCTATGCTTTACAGGAACACCCAACAGATGAAATGATGGGCCCAACCCGCGGTACTGACTGGGGAGATTTTGGTACATGGCGTAAATTGCACACACACACATGGACACCTACCCACAACCAGGTAAATGACACCTGGGATCAGCTAAATATTGGTGTGTTTCGCGCAACACAGGTAATCTCAAAGGCAACAGATAACAATATCAAAGCTCAGGCAAGTTTTTTACGGGCTTACTTTATGTTCCAGGTAGTGGATTTGTACGGACAGCAGCCAATGCGTGACCCCGATGCGCCAACCTCATCCATTCCAACCGTTATGAAACGTGCAGAAGCTACCGATTTTATTATCAAAGATTTGGAATTTGCCGAAGCTAACCTGGCAGCCACCACCGCAAATATTGGTGTTGCTAATAAAGCGGCAGCCCAGGCACTGTTGGCAAAAGTTTATTTAAACAGGGCGGTTTACGCCGCAACCACAGTTGGCGGTCCGTTTACATTTGCTAAGGCAGATATGGATAAAGTGATAGAATATGCCAACAAGGTTACCGCAGCAGGATATACTTTGGAGCCCGCCGGCAAATACTTCCAGGATTTTGCGTGGGACAATTCAGAACAATCACATGGAAATATATTTGGCTTCTATAATACAGCCACATCTTCTCCTGCACCAGCTAAAAATCGCTGGAGAATGGGCTTACATTATAACCAAACTCCGGACGGTTGGAATGGCTTTACTACCCTGGCCGATTTTTACAATTCATTTGAAGCTACCGACGAACGCCGAGGGGTAGACTATCCGGGATTAACTGATAAAGTTGGTTTAAGGGCTGGATTTGCTGTCGGGCAGCAATATGGTCCTGGTCACAAAGCGTTAACGCAACGTAGTGGCAAGCCATTGATTTTTACTCCTGATGTTAACCTCAATTTTTCAACCGAAGCCCAGGGTATCAGGGTGTTCAAATACTTCCCGCAGCCTAAAGCTGATAATACGGTTAACGATGATAATACCTCAAATGACTATGTGATCTTACGCTATGCCGATGTGGTACTTGAAAAAGCTGAAGCTATTCTGCGCGGTGGTACCGATCCATTGGGCCAAACAGCGTTACAGCTTGTTAACTCTGTCCGCGTTCCACGTGGTGCTACTGCCATGGCAACTGTTGATTTAACTGCCATGCTTGCTGAGAGAGGCCGTGAGCTTTACTGGGAAGGCTGGAGAAGGAATGACCTGATCCGCTTTGAAAAATTTAATGACCCGGTTGATCAGCGTCCCGCAAAAACGGATAAAAGCAAAACAGTTTATCCAATTCCTCAACGCGCGGTTGATACCAACCCTAACCTTAAACAAAACGCAGGTTATTAA
- a CDS encoding VCBS repeat-containing protein codes for MQPKIPLFLLILILTIFCACNGGDKQTLFTQQNNEAIGINFANQLNDQDRTNVFTFRNYYNGGGVAIGDVNNDGLNDVYLTSNMGGNQLYINKGNWKFENITDKAGVKGTKYWSTGATMVDINGDGWLDIYVCHSGNARGNEKGNELFINQHDGTFKEEAQKYGLVDNGLSTQAIFFDYDNDGDLDCFVLNNSFRPIESFDFSKNLRAVVDELGGARLYRNDGGHFTNVTKEAGIYSSDIGFGLGVSVADINQDGYPDIYVSNDFFERDYLYINQKNGTFKEDIQNETGHLSLASMGSDIADINNDGQYDIFTTEMLPEGDRRLKKMTSFESYDVIKAKQRDGYYNQYMQNCLQVRNSDGTFSETAFYSGVAATDWSWGALMFDMDNDGWKDIFVSNGIYKDLTDQDYIEFLGNRDNMAKIAEGRKKFDYKDFTDKMASSPLSNYAYLNNHNLTFTNKSADFGLDKPGFSNGSSYADLDNDGDNDLIVNNENAQVSIFKNNAEKNGNHHIQIKLKGTGLNTFGIGTTVKVFMKGSSLIYYNQPTRGFQSCTSPNLLTIGIGKYKSIDSVQVIWPGNTYQVLKNVNADKVYTVKQPDAGLKYNWTKPAVKTLFADVTKSIFDSIPKHKEDDFIDFDNERLMLQMLSTENPYMATGDVNGDGLTDFYFGSSKNSFASIYIQQKDGKFKQTIPEDFKKQEYLENAGAVFGDFDGDGDQDLIIGVGGNADEAETPVYNPRFFVNDGKGNFHRDPERTLHAAVNASAIISADYDGDGKPDLFVGGRSVPGLYGCSPQSFVFHNEGNGHFTDVSKLVLGADTRLGMVTAAQWADIDHNGSPDLIIAGDWMGIKIFKNNKGKFAEDKQLANYKGWWSSLEIADVDGDGALDIIGGNIGLNSKFRASFEQPMEIFVKDFDNNGTKECVTSMYKSDGVNYVFHMKPDLVGQMPIFKKRFLRYIDYAGKPFDKVFPADMLDGAEKHQMNFLASAVFFNKGGKFICKPLPADAQLSMINTILCADFNNTGTVKIILGGNFYGFKPEVGRLDANRGLVYQYTKNGFSYFPAAKTGLNLNGQVRSSLGIRNAAGKNYYLFGINDEPLKAYELR; via the coding sequence ATGCAACCAAAAATACCCCTGTTTCTGCTTATCTTAATCCTTACTATTTTTTGCGCCTGTAATGGTGGTGATAAACAAACCCTGTTTACCCAGCAGAATAATGAGGCAATCGGCATCAATTTCGCTAATCAGCTCAATGACCAGGATCGTACCAATGTGTTCACCTTTCGTAATTATTACAATGGAGGCGGGGTTGCCATTGGCGATGTAAATAATGATGGGCTAAATGATGTTTACCTGACATCAAACATGGGCGGCAATCAACTCTATATCAATAAAGGAAATTGGAAATTTGAAAATATAACCGATAAGGCAGGGGTTAAGGGTACCAAATACTGGAGCACCGGAGCTACCATGGTTGATATCAATGGCGACGGCTGGCTTGATATTTACGTTTGCCACAGTGGTAATGCCCGCGGCAACGAAAAAGGCAACGAACTATTTATTAATCAGCATGATGGTACGTTTAAGGAAGAAGCCCAAAAGTATGGCCTGGTAGATAATGGGTTATCCACCCAGGCCATTTTTTTCGACTATGATAATGACGGCGATCTGGATTGCTTTGTACTAAATAATTCTTTCAGGCCTATAGAGTCATTTGATTTTAGTAAAAACCTGCGTGCTGTTGTTGATGAGTTGGGTGGTGCCCGTCTTTATCGTAATGATGGTGGCCATTTTACTAACGTAACCAAAGAAGCGGGCATATATTCGAGCGATATAGGTTTTGGTTTAGGCGTTTCTGTAGCCGATATCAACCAGGATGGATATCCTGATATCTATGTCTCCAATGATTTTTTTGAGCGCGATTATCTCTATATCAACCAAAAAAACGGAACTTTTAAAGAGGATATTCAAAATGAAACGGGGCACCTGAGCCTGGCCTCAATGGGATCGGACATTGCCGATATCAATAACGATGGGCAGTATGATATTTTTACTACAGAGATGCTGCCTGAAGGCGATCGGCGTTTAAAAAAAATGACCTCGTTTGAATCATACGATGTGATCAAAGCCAAGCAGCGCGACGGCTATTATAACCAATACATGCAAAACTGCCTGCAGGTGCGTAACAGCGATGGTACGTTCTCCGAAACTGCCTTCTATTCTGGCGTAGCTGCAACCGACTGGAGTTGGGGAGCCCTTATGTTTGATATGGATAATGACGGATGGAAAGACATTTTTGTATCAAACGGGATCTATAAAGATCTGACCGATCAGGACTATATTGAGTTTTTAGGGAACCGCGATAACATGGCCAAGATAGCCGAAGGCCGGAAGAAATTTGATTATAAAGATTTTACAGATAAAATGGCCTCGTCGCCTTTATCTAACTATGCCTATCTGAACAATCACAACCTTACTTTTACTAATAAGTCGGCCGATTTTGGTTTGGATAAGCCAGGGTTTAGTAACGGATCATCCTACGCTGATCTCGACAACGACGGAGACAATGACCTCATCGTAAATAACGAAAATGCCCAGGTGTCGATCTTTAAAAACAATGCCGAAAAAAATGGGAACCATCATATCCAAATAAAATTAAAAGGAACAGGTCTGAATACTTTTGGAATAGGTACTACGGTAAAAGTATTTATGAAGGGCAGTTCGCTAATTTATTATAATCAGCCTACACGTGGTTTTCAAAGTTGCACATCGCCCAATTTACTTACAATAGGTATAGGTAAATACAAATCAATTGATTCGGTACAGGTGATTTGGCCGGGTAATACCTATCAGGTGCTAAAAAACGTAAACGCGGATAAAGTTTACACAGTTAAGCAACCCGATGCCGGCTTGAAATATAACTGGACAAAGCCTGCTGTTAAAACACTATTTGCCGATGTTACCAAATCGATATTTGACAGCATTCCTAAACATAAGGAGGATGATTTTATCGATTTCGATAACGAGCGCCTGATGCTCCAGATGTTATCGACAGAAAATCCGTATATGGCTACCGGTGATGTTAATGGCGACGGACTGACTGATTTTTATTTCGGAAGTTCAAAAAACAGCTTTGCCAGCATCTATATTCAGCAAAAGGACGGTAAGTTTAAACAAACGATTCCTGAAGATTTTAAAAAGCAGGAATACCTGGAAAATGCCGGGGCTGTTTTTGGCGATTTTGACGGCGATGGCGACCAGGACCTAATTATAGGAGTAGGAGGTAATGCCGATGAAGCTGAAACACCGGTTTACAATCCGCGTTTTTTTGTGAACGATGGCAAAGGGAATTTTCATAGGGATCCTGAGAGAACACTCCATGCAGCTGTTAACGCCTCGGCCATTATTTCGGCCGATTATGACGGCGATGGCAAACCCGACCTTTTTGTTGGGGGCAGAAGTGTGCCCGGGCTTTACGGATGTTCGCCGCAATCATTTGTTTTTCATAATGAAGGCAACGGGCATTTTACCGATGTGTCAAAATTGGTATTGGGCGCGGATACAAGGCTCGGTATGGTAACAGCAGCCCAATGGGCTGATATTGATCATAACGGTTCGCCCGATTTGATAATTGCCGGTGATTGGATGGGGATTAAGATCTTCAAAAACAACAAAGGGAAATTTGCTGAAGATAAACAACTGGCCAATTACAAAGGCTGGTGGAGCAGTCTTGAAATTGCTGATGTGGATGGCGATGGCGCCCTTGATATTATTGGTGGTAACATCGGGCTTAACTCAAAATTCAGGGCTTCGTTTGAGCAGCCGATGGAAATTTTTGTAAAGGATTTTGATAATAATGGTACAAAAGAATGTGTAACTTCCATGTATAAAAGCGATGGAGTAAACTATGTTTTTCATATGAAGCCTGATTTAGTGGGCCAGATGCCAATCTTCAAAAAACGTTTTCTGCGTTATATCGACTATGCAGGCAAACCATTTGACAAAGTATTTCCTGCAGATATGCTTGATGGAGCCGAAAAGCACCAAATGAATTTCCTGGCTTCGGCTGTATTTTTTAACAAAGGCGGAAAATTTATTTGTAAACCACTGCCCGCCGATGCACAGTTATCTATGATAAATACTATTTTGTGTGCAGATTTTAATAATACCGGAACTGTGAAGATCATATTAGGAGGCAACTTTTACGGCTTTAAACCCGAAGTCGGCCGGCTTGATGCTAATCGGGGGCTTGTTTATCAATATACAAAAAATGGGTTTTCTTATTTTCCAGCTGCCAAAACGGGCCTCAATTTAAACGGACAGGTACGCTCATCGTTAGGTATAAGAAATGCAGCCGGTAAAAATTATTACCTGTTTGGCATTAATGATGAACCGCTTAAAGCTTATGAACTACGTTAA
- a CDS encoding FG-GAP repeat domain-containing protein translates to MNYVNINLMLFAKYILRYFFILLCIGVAGLSSCKSKKAGEGVFKLLPANETGVTFENRNIVSDSVNVLDYLYFYNGAGIATADFNNDGLPDLYFVSNQGPDKLYLNKGGMKFEDITDRAGVAGTGNWKTGVTVVDINGDGFKDIYVSVVSGYKTFKGKNQLYINNGNLTFTESAAKYGIDFAGLSTQASFFDYDKDGDLDMFLLTSSVHSNDTYGDSTQRFKYSHDAGDHLFRNDNGHFTDVTAGSGIYSAPIGYGLGVSVGDLNNDGWDDLYVSNDFFEQDYYYVNQHNGTFKEELKSAFGHTSLFSMGNTISDINQDGHLDVLSTDMLPEEMKVLRSTINDEPLDIYNQEVNAGYYYQYSKNCMQLNVGNGNKFVDLSLYSGNSATDWTWSPLVQDFDMDGMKDMFFSNGIKRRLNDMDYLKYLGDPMVMQAYKQNRVFDKDKINRMPEGGVHNYFYHGEDKLKFTDVSNGNDMQQASISAGSVAVDLDNDGDLDIVTNNMDEPAYIYNNTTMEGRKESKPGYLKYTVKYNLLNRDGIGTKFFLKSKHHLDHQEIQTSSAYESNLNNELLFTFAPDDKPESLLVVWPDNSYEVVNDFRPGQKTTLRYNPKAVENSKPIAEVIEAFISDKKQFDSKSIQAKLLANVKTFDTPDFNYYSLLPHTYLQHTPAVAVADANNDGIDDIYVGGIADEEKYILAGDKSGGFTKVKVPLFDQDKYTADEQAVWADVNNDGKADLIVISANHPFQETEKLVQPRLYLNKGNFQFEYQRLPNLNYQASKITLFDFNGDGLNDILFISAVSFKDYTAVVPSSILINKGNGKFEISNDKAYDQITNLQYVTSITIADIDHNGKPDLLITAEWQPVYIFLNDGKKLNRFSSPVLDKEKGWWQSAIISDIDGDGKADLIAGNWGLNNKYNVTADQPLYAYNTDLDKDGKNDLILSYFYKGLYYPFRPKNDLEQELPYLKKEWLSYQKMADKTTTEVFKDKLDDNDRLSVNQFNSIFVSDVLHAASVTALPYLYQQAPIKSMLKYNNGDILLNGNFWGVVPYEGKYDALGLAGLHYNKQKKQFDAPTYLINGAINPQEITYLAPVKTATNFNTYLTVTYDGRLMLLSK, encoded by the coding sequence ATGAACTACGTTAACATCAATTTAATGCTGTTTGCCAAATATATTCTTAGATATTTCTTTATCCTTCTTTGTATTGGTGTTGCCGGCTTGTCTTCTTGTAAATCCAAAAAAGCCGGAGAAGGTGTATTTAAATTGCTCCCGGCTAATGAAACGGGTGTTACCTTCGAAAACAGGAACATAGTATCCGATTCGGTTAATGTTTTAGATTATTTGTATTTCTATAACGGTGCTGGCATAGCAACTGCTGATTTTAATAACGACGGCTTGCCCGATCTTTATTTCGTATCAAACCAGGGTCCTGACAAACTTTACCTTAACAAAGGAGGGATGAAGTTTGAAGATATCACCGACAGAGCAGGTGTTGCAGGTACCGGGAATTGGAAAACAGGTGTAACTGTAGTTGATATCAATGGCGATGGATTTAAAGATATCTACGTAAGCGTGGTGTCAGGTTATAAAACCTTTAAAGGTAAAAATCAGCTTTACATCAATAACGGTAATTTAACTTTTACCGAAAGCGCGGCCAAATATGGGATCGATTTTGCAGGACTTTCTACCCAGGCTTCGTTTTTTGATTATGATAAAGACGGCGATCTGGATATGTTCCTGCTTACTTCATCAGTTCATAGTAATGATACCTATGGCGATTCAACCCAAAGGTTTAAATACAGCCATGATGCCGGCGATCATCTTTTCAGGAATGACAATGGACACTTTACAGATGTAACTGCGGGTTCAGGCATTTATTCGGCGCCAATTGGTTACGGATTAGGTGTGAGTGTAGGTGATTTGAATAATGATGGCTGGGATGATCTTTATGTAAGTAACGACTTTTTTGAGCAGGACTATTACTACGTTAACCAACATAACGGCACATTTAAAGAAGAGTTGAAAAGTGCGTTCGGACATACGAGCCTTTTTTCAATGGGGAATACTATCAGTGATATCAACCAGGATGGCCATTTAGATGTGCTTAGCACCGACATGCTTCCGGAGGAAATGAAGGTGTTACGATCAACCATCAACGACGAACCTTTGGATATTTATAATCAGGAAGTTAATGCCGGGTATTACTATCAATATTCAAAAAATTGTATGCAATTGAACGTAGGCAACGGCAATAAGTTTGTCGACCTGAGTTTGTACAGCGGGAACTCTGCTACGGATTGGACATGGTCGCCACTGGTGCAGGATTTTGATATGGACGGAATGAAAGATATGTTCTTCTCCAACGGTATTAAACGCCGTCTCAATGATATGGACTACCTGAAATATCTTGGTGACCCCATGGTTATGCAGGCATATAAACAAAATCGCGTTTTTGATAAGGACAAGATCAACAGAATGCCCGAAGGCGGTGTGCATAATTACTTTTATCACGGTGAGGATAAATTGAAATTTACAGATGTTTCTAACGGCAACGATATGCAGCAGGCATCTATATCGGCAGGATCTGTTGCCGTTGATTTAGATAATGATGGCGATCTCGATATTGTGACCAACAACATGGATGAGCCGGCATATATCTATAACAATACCACAATGGAGGGCCGCAAAGAAAGCAAGCCGGGCTATCTTAAATACACTGTAAAATATAACCTTTTAAACCGTGATGGCATCGGTACTAAATTTTTCCTTAAGTCAAAGCATCATCTCGATCACCAGGAAATACAAACCAGCAGCGCGTACGAAAGTAATTTGAATAACGAACTGCTTTTTACATTTGCCCCTGACGATAAACCAGAATCGTTGTTAGTGGTATGGCCTGACAATAGTTATGAAGTGGTGAATGATTTTAGGCCCGGTCAGAAAACTACTTTAAGATATAACCCTAAAGCAGTTGAAAATAGTAAACCTATAGCTGAGGTTATTGAAGCTTTCATCAGCGATAAAAAACAGTTTGACAGCAAATCTATACAAGCAAAGCTTTTAGCCAACGTTAAAACTTTCGACACTCCCGACTTTAACTATTATTCGCTTTTGCCGCACACCTATTTACAGCACACCCCCGCAGTTGCTGTAGCTGATGCCAATAATGATGGCATTGATGATATTTATGTAGGGGGCATAGCCGACGAAGAAAAATACATACTTGCAGGTGATAAATCGGGGGGATTTACCAAAGTGAAAGTACCATTATTTGATCAGGATAAATATACTGCGGATGAGCAGGCTGTATGGGCTGATGTAAATAACGATGGTAAGGCCGATCTGATCGTGATCAGCGCTAACCATCCTTTCCAGGAAACAGAGAAATTGGTACAGCCACGGTTATATCTCAATAAGGGCAATTTCCAGTTTGAATATCAGCGTTTACCAAACCTCAATTACCAGGCATCAAAAATTACGCTGTTTGATTTTAACGGAGATGGGCTGAACGATATTTTATTTATCAGCGCCGTTTCATTTAAAGACTACACGGCTGTCGTGCCATCGTCGATATTGATAAATAAAGGGAACGGAAAGTTTGAAATAAGTAACGATAAGGCATATGATCAAATCACGAACCTGCAATATGTCACCAGTATAACAATTGCTGATATCGATCACAATGGCAAGCCCGATCTGCTGATTACGGCCGAGTGGCAACCCGTTTACATTTTCCTGAATGATGGAAAAAAATTAAATCGTTTTTCATCACCGGTTTTGGATAAGGAAAAAGGCTGGTGGCAGTCGGCTATCATAAGCGATATAGATGGCGACGGCAAGGCCGACCTTATCGCCGGCAATTGGGGATTGAATAATAAATATAATGTTACTGCCGATCAGCCGCTTTATGCCTATAATACCGATTTGGACAAGGATGGCAAAAACGATTTGATATTATCATATTTTTATAAAGGCCTCTATTACCCGTTCCGCCCTAAAAATGATTTGGAGCAGGAACTGCCCTACCTTAAAAAAGAATGGCTCAGCTATCAAAAAATGGCCGATAAAACCACCACTGAGGTATTTAAGGACAAACTGGATGACAATGATCGTTTAAGTGTAAACCAGTTCAATAGTATTTTTGTGAGCGATGTATTGCATGCTGCTTCGGTTACTGCACTGCCATATCTTTATCAGCAGGCCCCAATTAAATCGATGCTAAAATATAACAATGGCGATATATTGCTGAATGGAAACTTTTGGGGCGTTGTGCCCTATGAAGGGAAGTACGATGCGCTCGGTCTGGCTGGCTTACACTACAACAAACAGAAAAAGCAATTTGATGCACCAACTTATTTAATAAACGGGGCTATTAACCCCCAGGAAATTACTTACCTGGCGCCAGTGAAAACGGCAACTAACTTCAATACTTATCTCACGGTTACCTATGATGGCCGGTTAATGTTACTAAGCAAGTAG